In Diaphorobacter ruginosibacter, the genomic stretch GTTCACGTCGGCGAATCCGAGCACCGCGTTCTGCGGCAAGGCCGCGCCCAGTGCCGATTCGAAAATGCGCAGGCCTTCGTTGGTCCACACCTGTACGATGAACTCGCGGTTTTCGTCCTCGGACGGTGTGCCCTGCGCATGTCCCCGTGCATCGACGGGCAGCCCCGCGCGCAGCGCAAATGCCGTCTGCTGCATCTGGTAGTCGAACAGGGTGTCGGTCTGCGCCAGGGCATTGCGATACGCGAACGCCCCCTGCAGCATCGCCGTGAGCGCAATGGCCGCGCAGATGAGCAGCAACAGGCGCTTGCTGAGCGCGGTGGGCAGGCGACGGATCTGCAGGTTCATGCGCGCCTCAGGCCCATGCAAAAGCCGCAGCAGCATCGCCACGCGATGCGGGACAAGGGGAAAGACGCGCAGCGCCTCGGGGGGATGATCCTCATTTGGGCACCATGTAGCCGACGCCACGCACATTGACGATGATGCTGGCGCCCAGTTTCTTGCGCAGGCCATGGATGTACACCTCGACCGCGTTGCTGCTGACCTCGTCGCCCCAGCCGTAGAGCTTGTCTTCGAGCTGCTGGCGCGAGAGCACGGCGCCGGGCCGGGCCAGCAAGGGCTCCAGCACCGCCCACTCGCGTGCGGATAGCACCACCGGCTGTCCATGGACCGCGGCCTCGCGCGTGGCCGGCCGTATCGTCACACCCTGGTGCTCGTACTCGGGTTCGGCACGGCCCGCTGCGCGGCGCGTAAGTGCCCGGATGCGGGCCAGCAGCTCGTCCATGTCATAGGGTTTGAGAAGATAGTCGTCGGCCCCTGCATCGAGCCCCTTCACACGCTCGGAGACGGCATCGCGCGCGGTGGCAATCAGCACCGGCGTGCGGTCGCTGCGCGTGCGCATGTCACGCAGCACGCTCAATCCATCGCGCCCGGGCAGCCCCAGGTCAAGCAGCACGAGGTCGTAGCCCTGCGTGCGCAATGCGGTGTCCGCACTCGCTGCGTCGCGGGCCCAGTCGACCGCGTAGCGCTCGGCGCGCAGCAGATCCTGCACGGCCTCGCCGATCATGATGTCGTCTTCCACCAGCAGCAATCGCATGGTCCGAATCACCTGTGTGAGAAAGCAGGAAAAGCTCCTTGGAAGCCTGGCTTGCAACCGCGCCTTGCGGCGCGCGGCTGCTCTTATCCTAACTGCACCGGCACAAATATGCGCGTGCCGTCGCGCTGCACCAGCAGGGCCACCGACTTTCCGGCCTTGGCGATGGCGCTGCGCACCTGCTCCACATCCTTGGCCGGTGTGCCATTCACGGCCAGCAGCACGTCGCCCGGCTGGATGCCGGCCTTCGCGGCAGGCCCCTGTGCCTGCTCGATCAGCAGGCCGCCCTCCGCGCCGATCTGCTTGCGCTCATCCGGCTGCAACGGCCGCAGCGACACACCCAACTTGCCGTGCGAAGCCTTGTCGCCACTGCTGGCCACCTTGGCGGCCTTGTCGCTGGCATTGCCAAGCGACGCGACCAGATCCACCTTCTTGCCCTGGCGCCACACCTCCATCTCGAGCCTTGCACCGGGTGCGGCCATGCCCACGTAGGCCGGCAGGTCGCCAGAGCCCACGATCTTCTGGCCATTCACGCTGCGGATCACATCGCCCGACTGCAGACCGGCCTTGTCGGCGGGACCGCCCTTCTCCACATTGGAGACCAGTGCACCTTCGGGACTGTCGAGACCGAACGAGTCCGCCAGCGTCTGGTTCACCTCCTGAACCATCACGCCAAGACGCGCATGCTCGACCTTGCCCGTTGCCATGATCTGGTCCTTCACGTGCGTGGCCACCTCGATCGGGATCGCGAACGACAGTCCCTGGTAACCGCCCGAGCGGCTGTAGATCTGCGAATTGATGCCGACCACCTCGCCGCGCTCGTTGAACAGGGGGCCGCCGGAATTGCCGGGGTTCACCGCCACGTCGGTCTGGATGAAGGCCACGGAACTGTCATCGGGCAGGGAGCGGCCCTTGGCGCTTACCACGCCGGCCGTGACGCTGTTCTCGAAGCCGAACGGCGAACCGATGGCCAGCACCCACTCGCCCACATTCAGCGACCGGGTGTCGCCGATCTTCACGGTGGGCAGGTTCTTCGCGTCGATCTTCAGCACGGCCACATCGGTCTTGGGATCGCTGCCCAGCACCTTGGCCTTGAACTCGCGGCGGTCGGTGAGCTTCACCGTGACGCTGTCCGCATCCTTCACGACGTGCGCATTGGTCAGCACGATGCCGTCGGGGCTCACGATGAATCCGGAGCCCTCGCCACGCACAGGCACGTCGCGCGGCATCTGGCGCTGCTGCATGCCCGGCGCGGGGATGCCGAACTGCCTGAAGAACTGATAGAACGGATCCTCGGGGTCGATGCGCTGCTGCGCGGCAGCGGGCGCATCGTCGTCATCATCTCCAGACGCAGCGCTGGCGTGGCGCGTACCGCTCACGCTGATATTCACAACGGCCGGACCGTTCTGCCGCGTGATCTGCGCGAAACCAGGCAATGCGCTCGTCGCACCACCACTGGCGGCAACGCCTTGCGCCATGCTGGCCACGGGCGACTGCTCCGCTCTCGCGAAATGACTGGTAGCCAGTCCCGCACCCGCGCCGCCTATCACGCCCGCGGCTACCAGCGCGACAACCAGACCACGGGGAGTCTTCATCATAGTGTTCATTTTCAACCTTGCCTTTCCTCTGCGGACCTCTACCGGAGTTCCATGGAGACAAAGTTTGAATACGGACACTTAGGGCAGACTTAGGGAAGCGGATTCGGGCCTGCAGATTCGGCGGGAGGTATAAAAAAAGAGACCCCGGCGGGGGTCTCTTCCTGTGTGCACGGCAGAGGTACCGATGCTCAGAAGGCGGCTTCGAGCGGTGGCATCGCCAGCCGCGCCTTCGTCAGCGCCATGCCCAGGTTGGCGGTCTTGCGGCACACGAACACGGCCACGTATTCGGGATTGAGCTTGCCGCGAATGAACACGTGAATCAGGTTCTCGCTGTTCACGATGATTTCCTGGAAATAGTGGTAGCCATCGTCCTGAAGGCCTCGCGCCTTCTTGAACATGCGCTCGATGGTGCTCACGTTCGGGCCGTTGAACATGTCGGCTGTCGCGGCCGCCAGCAGGTCGATGACCTGGCGCGGGTGCGAATCCACGGTCTTCAGCGACAGCAGCATGCCGGATGCCACGTCCACATAGCCCGCTGCCACGCACTCGGGTACCGATGCGGCGGCCTTGCTTAAAGCGTCGTCAAAACTCATTTCCAAACTCCCCTTTTATGTAGATTGAATTCAAATGATTTTCTGCAGGATCAGCTCTTCGTACTCATGCAGAAACACCTCCTGCTCGGCGCTCTGCACATATCTGGGATCCAGCAGGCGCACGCGTCGCAGCGCCTCCTGGGCCGTCAACCCTTCCCGTATCAGCCAGGCCGTGAGCACCGTGCCCGTGCGGCCCAGGCCGCCAAGGCAGTGCACCGCCAGCACGTCACCACGGCTCATCAGGCTTTCCATGCGCTTGAGCAGCATCTGGATCTGCCCGAGACTCGGCGCCTCGCGGTCGTAGACCGGCAGGTGCACATTCTTGAGCCCGTGCTGCGCGAGCGCGGCCTGGTCGATGTCGCGCTCGGTCAGCGTGATGAGGGTGGTGACGCCCACGCGCTTGAGCAGCGCGAGATCGTGATGGATGTCGTCCACGGCACCTGGCATGGCCGCGCCGGCGAGCTTGCCCGGCACGATCCACAGGAAGCCGGTGGGACCGCCCGATGACGCAGCGACGGCGCCCTGCGCGGCATGAGGCTCGTTGAGGGTGGGCATCCCGCCCGGAAGCACCGCCGTGCTCATCAGCGGTGCAGCCTGGGGCTCCTGCCCGGATGCGGCCGC encodes the following:
- a CDS encoding DegQ family serine endoprotease, whose protein sequence is MNTMMKTPRGLVVALVAAGVIGGAGAGLATSHFARAEQSPVASMAQGVAASGGATSALPGFAQITRQNGPAVVNISVSGTRHASAASGDDDDDAPAAAQQRIDPEDPFYQFFRQFGIPAPGMQQRQMPRDVPVRGEGSGFIVSPDGIVLTNAHVVKDADSVTVKLTDRREFKAKVLGSDPKTDVAVLKIDAKNLPTVKIGDTRSLNVGEWVLAIGSPFGFENSVTAGVVSAKGRSLPDDSSVAFIQTDVAVNPGNSGGPLFNERGEVVGINSQIYSRSGGYQGLSFAIPIEVATHVKDQIMATGKVEHARLGVMVQEVNQTLADSFGLDSPEGALVSNVEKGGPADKAGLQSGDVIRSVNGQKIVGSGDLPAYVGMAAPGARLEMEVWRQGKKVDLVASLGNASDKAAKVASSGDKASHGKLGVSLRPLQPDERKQIGAEGGLLIEQAQGPAAKAGIQPGDVLLAVNGTPAKDVEQVRSAIAKAGKSVALLVQRDGTRIFVPVQLG
- a CDS encoding response regulator, giving the protein MRLLLVEDDIMIGEAVQDLLRAERYAVDWARDAASADTALRTQGYDLVLLDLGLPGRDGLSVLRDMRTRSDRTPVLIATARDAVSERVKGLDAGADDYLLKPYDMDELLARIRALTRRAAGRAEPEYEHQGVTIRPATREAAVHGQPVVLSAREWAVLEPLLARPGAVLSRQQLEDKLYGWGDEVSSNAVEVYIHGLRKKLGASIIVNVRGVGYMVPK